One window of the Conexibacter sp. SYSU D00693 genome contains the following:
- a CDS encoding glycosyltransferase: MPALAVADALRAEADVRVVFVGGERAEAQLVPEAGYELRRVRVEGISRSNPLKAARAVLRAGGAVAACSRLLGELRPAAVMGGGGYVAGVAGAAAVRRRVPLVLTEADSHLGVSNRLLARWARRVCLAFPIAGLEGERFRVLGRPVPAPQTDVGAARARFGLAADDTCVLVFGGSLGARSINEAAVEGLAGADFKVLHACGRRDFALLRSRLGDPPPAGYDLRDYIAPFGDALAACDLVVARAGGSIFEVAAHAKPAVLVPYPHATADHQTANARWMVDAGAAVLVPDAELDAARLRTEVEALLADPARLLAMGAASGALARPYAARDIAREVLRAAGLR, encoded by the coding sequence GTGCCGGCCCTCGCGGTGGCCGACGCGCTGCGGGCTGAGGCGGACGTCCGCGTCGTCTTCGTGGGCGGCGAGCGCGCCGAGGCGCAGCTCGTCCCCGAGGCCGGCTACGAGCTGCGGCGCGTCCGCGTCGAGGGCATCAGCCGCTCGAACCCGCTGAAGGCGGCCCGGGCGGTGCTGCGGGCCGGGGGCGCGGTCGCGGCCTGCTCGCGGCTGCTGGGCGAGCTGCGGCCGGCGGCGGTCATGGGCGGCGGCGGCTACGTCGCCGGCGTGGCGGGGGCGGCGGCGGTGCGCCGGCGCGTGCCGCTCGTGCTCACGGAGGCCGACTCGCACCTGGGCGTCTCGAACCGGCTGCTGGCGCGCTGGGCGCGGCGGGTCTGCCTCGCCTTCCCGATCGCGGGGCTGGAGGGCGAGCGCTTCCGGGTGCTCGGCCGGCCGGTCCCGGCGCCGCAGACCGACGTGGGCGCGGCCCGCGCGCGCTTCGGCCTGGCTGCGGACGACACCTGCGTCCTGGTCTTCGGCGGGTCGCTGGGCGCGCGCTCGATCAACGAGGCGGCGGTCGAGGGCCTGGCCGGCGCCGACTTCAAGGTCCTGCACGCCTGTGGCAGGCGGGACTTCGCGCTGCTGCGCTCGCGCCTGGGCGACCCCCCGCCGGCGGGCTATGACCTGCGCGACTACATCGCGCCCTTCGGTGACGCGCTGGCCGCCTGCGACCTCGTCGTCGCCCGGGCCGGCGGTTCGATCTTCGAGGTGGCGGCGCACGCCAAGCCGGCGGTGCTCGTGCCGTACCCGCACGCGACGGCCGACCACCAGACCGCCAACGCGCGGTGGATGGTCGACGCGGGCGCGGCGGTGCTGGTGCCGGACGCGGAGCTCGACGCCGCGCGGCTGCGGACCGAGGTCGAGGCGCTCCTGGCCGATCCGGCGCGGCTGCTGGCGATG
- the ftsW gene encoding putative lipid II flippase FtsW — protein sequence MGFRRRPAAEQTVEERILLTAILCLLAAGAVMVFSASSARSVLSEQGDGTHYLVQYVLRGTIGLAAMYVVARLDLRLLPKLTGMFLALAFTLLVLVKVPGIGVEINGARRWMGPGPLQFQPSELMKLALVLYCAKLLAERPRRARTPRELVPLAVVAGMAMVLIASQPDLGTALVIAFTTMALLVAAGVPLRILGMASGAGAFAVLLYALSAPYRRDRLMTFLDPWAHAADEGFQSVQGQIALGSGGFFGRGLGESQAKNLFLPEAHTDFILAIVGEEVGVVGVLALLFLYGLLAYAGLRVAKAARGTYAKLVAAGLTSLVLCQATLNVFTVLGLAPLTGVPLPFISYGSTNLIVLLASMGVLLNIARGGHAHLKVVPQGSRRSDRDADDRDRSRRDRGARRAGPRGGRRAAG from the coding sequence ATGGGGTTCCGCCGCCGCCCCGCCGCCGAGCAGACCGTCGAGGAACGGATCCTGCTCACGGCGATCCTGTGCCTCCTCGCCGCCGGCGCGGTGATGGTCTTCAGCGCCTCGAGCGCGCGCTCCGTGCTGAGCGAGCAGGGCGACGGCACCCACTACCTCGTCCAGTACGTCCTGCGCGGGACGATCGGCCTCGCGGCGATGTACGTCGTCGCCCGGCTCGACCTGCGGCTGCTGCCCAAGCTCACCGGGATGTTCCTGGCGCTGGCCTTCACGCTGCTCGTGCTCGTGAAGGTCCCGGGCATCGGCGTCGAGATCAACGGCGCGCGGCGCTGGATGGGGCCGGGACCGCTGCAGTTCCAGCCCTCCGAGCTCATGAAGCTCGCGCTCGTCCTCTACTGCGCCAAGCTCCTGGCCGAGCGGCCGCGGCGCGCGCGCACCCCGCGCGAGCTCGTGCCCCTGGCGGTCGTGGCGGGCATGGCGATGGTCCTCATCGCCTCCCAGCCCGACCTCGGGACGGCGCTCGTGATCGCCTTCACCACCATGGCGCTGCTCGTGGCGGCCGGCGTCCCGCTGCGGATCCTCGGCATGGCGTCCGGCGCCGGGGCCTTCGCGGTCCTGCTCTACGCCCTGAGCGCGCCGTACCGGCGCGACCGACTCATGACGTTCCTCGACCCGTGGGCGCACGCGGCCGACGAGGGCTTCCAGTCCGTCCAGGGCCAGATCGCGCTGGGGTCCGGCGGCTTCTTCGGGCGCGGCCTGGGCGAGTCGCAGGCCAAGAACCTCTTCCTGCCCGAGGCCCACACGGACTTCATCCTCGCCATCGTCGGCGAGGAGGTCGGCGTGGTCGGCGTCCTGGCGCTGCTGTTCCTCTACGGCCTGCTGGCCTACGCCGGCCTGCGGGTCGCCAAGGCGGCCCGCGGGACCTACGCGAAGCTCGTCGCCGCAGGCCTCACGTCGCTCGTGCTCTGCCAGGCGACGCTCAACGTCTTCACCGTCCTGGGCCTCGCGCCCCTCACCGGCGTGCCGCTGCCGTTCATCTCCTACGGCTCGACGAACCTCATCGTCCTGCTGGCGTCCATGGGCGTGCTGCTGAACATCGCCCGCGGCGGGCACGCGCACCTCAAGGTCGTTCCGCAAGGATCCCGCCGCAGTGACCGAGACGCCGACGATCGTGATCGCAGCAGGCGGGACCGCGGGGCACGTCGTGCCGGCCCTCGCGGTGGCCGACGCGCTGCGGGCTGA
- the murD gene encoding UDP-N-acetylmuramoyl-L-alanine--D-glutamate ligase, producing MTALVVGLARSGAAAARLLRSQGETVLATDRGTPEVDLGPDVELHLATDGVALLDRVDLVVKSPGVPREAPVVVEARRRGIPVLGELEVAWKALGRPVVAVTGTNGKTTTVELLGHVHRTAGIPVVVAGNVGTALSDVVGTLPEDGVAVVECSSFQLEDTVDFSPDAALCLNVQPDHLDRHGTFEDYRGAKARIFANQGPGDVAVVPRELVGMVGGRAQVVLWGEEAEDDLRLDEHGDLRWRGARLMGEDEVRLRGGHNLANAMAAAAVSLARGIELDAVREALRTFAGVPHRLEEVGRVDGVVYVNDSKATNVASTLVALQSFEEPVHLVLGGQGKAQDFGPLRAPTAGCASVHLIGEDAELIREAIGTGELRGDLEHAVAAARAAARPGEVVLLSPACASFDQFADFEARGDAFRAIVSGLS from the coding sequence GTGACCGCGCTGGTGGTCGGGCTCGCGCGGTCGGGCGCCGCGGCGGCCCGGCTGCTGCGCTCGCAGGGCGAGACCGTGCTCGCCACCGACCGCGGCACCCCGGAGGTCGACCTCGGCCCGGACGTCGAGCTGCACCTCGCCACCGACGGCGTCGCCCTGTTGGACCGCGTCGACCTCGTGGTCAAGTCGCCCGGCGTCCCGCGCGAGGCCCCGGTGGTCGTGGAGGCGCGCCGGCGCGGGATCCCGGTGCTCGGCGAGCTCGAGGTCGCGTGGAAGGCGTTGGGACGTCCCGTCGTCGCGGTCACCGGCACGAACGGCAAGACGACGACCGTCGAGCTGCTCGGCCACGTCCACCGCACGGCGGGCATCCCGGTCGTCGTCGCCGGCAACGTCGGGACGGCGCTCAGCGACGTCGTGGGCACGCTGCCCGAGGACGGCGTGGCGGTCGTCGAGTGCTCGTCCTTCCAGCTCGAGGACACCGTCGACTTCTCGCCCGACGCGGCGCTGTGCCTCAACGTGCAGCCCGACCACCTCGACCGCCACGGGACCTTCGAGGACTACCGCGGCGCGAAGGCGCGGATCTTCGCCAACCAGGGCCCCGGCGACGTCGCGGTCGTGCCGCGCGAGCTGGTCGGCATGGTCGGCGGCCGCGCGCAGGTCGTGCTGTGGGGCGAGGAGGCCGAGGACGACCTGCGCCTCGACGAGCACGGCGACCTGCGGTGGCGCGGCGCGCGGCTCATGGGCGAGGACGAGGTCCGCCTGCGAGGCGGCCACAACCTGGCCAACGCGATGGCCGCGGCGGCGGTGTCGCTGGCGCGGGGGATCGAGCTCGACGCCGTCCGCGAGGCGCTGCGGACCTTCGCGGGCGTGCCGCACCGCCTCGAGGAGGTGGGCCGGGTCGACGGCGTGGTCTACGTCAACGACTCGAAGGCGACGAACGTCGCCTCGACGCTCGTGGCGCTGCAGTCCTTCGAGGAGCCCGTCCACCTCGTCCTGGGCGGGCAGGGCAAGGCCCAGGACTTCGGCCCGCTGCGCGCGCCCACGGCCGGCTGCGCCTCGGTGCACCTCATCGGCGAGGACGCCGAGCTGATCCGTGAGGCGATCGGCACCGGCGAGCTGCGCGGCGACCTCGAGCACGCCGTCGCGGCGGCGCGGGCGGCGGCCCGGCCGGGGGAGGTCGTCCTGCTCTCGCCGGCCTGCGCGTCGTTCGACCAGTTCGCCGACTTCGAGGCCCGCGGCGACGCGTTCCGGGCCATCGTGTCCGGCTTGTCATAA
- the mraY gene encoding phospho-N-acetylmuramoyl-pentapeptide-transferase codes for MGEILIAGTASLLICIFLSPKFIEALRVRQFGQHIREEGPARHHEKAGTPTMGGIIIFTAISVPFLLLSDYDWRSVGVFGAAIACALLGFADDATKIFRRRSLGLSGRYKLLGQVVVALGLWWIATQQAGLDDTLRLRTIDATIDLGVFYPLFIYLVVAGTTNAVNLTDGLDGLAAGCAAIVLFAYIGITWITQGQEDLALLTGCVIGACVGFLWFNAFPATIFMGDTGSLGLGGVIAGLAVMTKTEELLVLLGGIFVVEALSVLIQVFSFQTFRKRIFLMAPIHHHFEILGWSETKIILRFWILAGICAASGFTIYQQSIT; via the coding sequence ATGGGGGAGATCCTCATCGCCGGGACGGCGTCCCTGCTCATCTGCATCTTCCTCTCGCCGAAGTTCATCGAGGCGCTGCGGGTGCGCCAGTTCGGCCAGCACATCCGCGAGGAGGGCCCGGCGCGCCACCACGAGAAGGCCGGCACGCCGACGATGGGCGGGATCATCATCTTCACGGCGATCTCGGTCCCGTTCCTGCTGCTCTCAGACTACGACTGGCGGTCCGTGGGCGTGTTCGGGGCGGCGATCGCCTGCGCGCTGCTGGGCTTCGCCGACGACGCGACGAAGATCTTCCGGCGCCGCTCGCTCGGCCTCAGCGGCCGCTACAAGCTCCTGGGCCAGGTCGTGGTCGCGCTCGGGCTGTGGTGGATCGCCACGCAGCAGGCCGGCCTGGACGACACGCTGCGCCTGCGCACGATCGACGCGACGATCGACCTCGGCGTCTTCTACCCGCTGTTCATCTACCTCGTGGTCGCGGGGACGACGAACGCGGTGAACCTCACCGACGGCCTCGACGGCCTGGCGGCGGGCTGCGCGGCGATCGTCCTGTTCGCCTACATCGGGATCACGTGGATCACCCAGGGCCAGGAGGACCTCGCCCTGCTGACCGGCTGCGTCATCGGCGCCTGCGTCGGCTTCCTGTGGTTCAACGCGTTCCCGGCGACGATCTTCATGGGCGACACGGGGTCGCTCGGCCTGGGCGGCGTCATCGCCGGCCTCGCGGTGATGACGAAGACCGAGGAGCTGCTCGTGCTGCTCGGCGGGATCTTCGTGGTCGAGGCGCTGAGCGTCCTCATCCAGGTCTTCAGCTTCCAGACCTTCCGCAAGCGGATCTTCCTGATGGCCCCGATCCACCACCACTTCGAGATCCTCGGGTGGTCGGAGACGAAGATCATCCTGCGCTTCTGGATCCTCGCCGGCATCTGCGCCGCGAGCGGGTTCACGATCTATCAGCAGTCGATCACGTGA
- the murF gene encoding UDP-N-acetylmuramoyl-tripeptide--D-alanyl-D-alanine ligase — protein MRGWSPEQVAEAGGARLVRAGARDGGPDRATIDSRDATAGALFAGLPGANVDGGAFAPQALEAGAWGVLVGDAHAEAAAAAPGDGAVLAAPDPLAALQRLATSWRRALGARVVGVTGSTGKTSTKDLLAAMVAQGRSVVATAQNLNTEIGLPLTVLGAPAGTEVLVLEMAMRGAGQIAELATIAEPDVGVITNIGPVHLELLGSIEAIARTKAELVGGLRTGGTAVVPHGEALLEPYRRDDVVWTTFGPEGDVRDLPDGLDIGFTSAHMRTNALAALAAARAVGVEPTGRLEVALSGRRGQRRTTSGGVTVVDDCYNANPMSMRAALDDLAATAPGRKVAVLGDMLELGPEEGRLHEEVGRHARELGVDVLVAVGPRAAAMRGDAQVDDAAAAARLVPTLLREGDTVLVKASRGVGLEAVVEAIA, from the coding sequence GTGCGCGGCTGGTCGCCTGAGCAGGTCGCCGAGGCCGGCGGCGCCCGCCTGGTCCGCGCCGGCGCGCGCGACGGCGGGCCCGACCGCGCGACCATCGACTCGCGCGACGCCACGGCCGGCGCGCTCTTCGCGGGCCTGCCGGGCGCCAACGTCGATGGCGGCGCGTTCGCGCCGCAGGCGCTCGAGGCCGGCGCGTGGGGCGTCCTGGTCGGCGACGCGCACGCCGAGGCGGCGGCGGCCGCGCCGGGCGACGGCGCCGTCCTGGCCGCGCCGGACCCGCTCGCCGCGCTCCAGCGGCTTGCGACGTCCTGGCGCCGGGCGCTGGGCGCGCGGGTCGTCGGCGTCACCGGCTCGACGGGCAAGACGTCGACGAAGGACCTCCTGGCGGCGATGGTCGCGCAGGGCCGTAGCGTCGTGGCCACCGCCCAGAACCTCAACACGGAGATCGGCCTGCCGCTCACCGTCCTCGGCGCGCCCGCGGGGACCGAGGTCCTCGTCCTCGAGATGGCGATGCGCGGCGCCGGCCAGATCGCCGAGCTCGCGACGATCGCCGAGCCCGACGTCGGCGTCATCACGAACATCGGGCCGGTCCACCTCGAGCTGCTCGGCTCGATCGAGGCGATCGCCCGCACGAAGGCCGAGCTGGTCGGGGGCCTGCGAACGGGCGGGACGGCCGTCGTCCCGCACGGCGAGGCGCTGCTCGAGCCCTACCGGCGCGACGACGTGGTCTGGACGACGTTCGGTCCCGAGGGGGACGTCCGCGACCTCCCGGACGGCCTCGACATCGGCTTCACCAGCGCCCACATGCGCACGAACGCCCTCGCCGCCCTGGCTGCCGCGCGCGCCGTCGGCGTCGAGCCGACGGGTCGCCTCGAGGTCGCGCTGAGCGGCCGCCGCGGGCAGCGGCGGACCACCAGCGGCGGGGTGACCGTCGTGGACGACTGCTACAACGCCAACCCGATGTCGATGCGGGCCGCGCTGGACGACCTTGCCGCCACCGCGCCGGGCCGCAAGGTCGCGGTGCTCGGCGACATGCTCGAGCTCGGGCCCGAGGAGGGCCGCCTGCACGAGGAGGTCGGCCGCCACGCCCGCGAGCTCGGCGTCGACGTCCTCGTCGCCGTCGGTCCGCGCGCCGCGGCCATGCGCGGCGACGCCCAGGTCGACGACGCCGCCGCGGCCGCCCGGCTGGTCCCGACGCTCCTGCGCGAGGGCGACACCGTCCTGGTCAAGGCCTCCCGCGGCGTGGGCCTCGAGGCCGTCGTCGAGGCGATCGCCTGA